In one window of Frigoriglobus tundricola DNA:
- a CDS encoding TRAFAC clade GTPase domain-containing protein, whose protein sequence is MRLDWHTQQARLEAAGWESDLIAPPRPGGVSVGNFREPDFVLKELLPVLTADYESLRNAARKLTEAAAVRREEAQKDWAEVYRQRIAFRQYTDQQQAAYHFDFDSGTLPPLQPTALDAILVAWAVLVLVLAVRLGRNVRRVAIRKARRATVSVILFGSFSLSGCSGGLGPDVRPWAVREEATLTAEIQDSATKADAAIAAANQKWTATVTGWAALVAVHGTRGDTVESVLRRGETEVRDRLRTAIIDVRLADRLAKEAEAERGQLATDKTKLDDLTSGAKFRAVAFAVVRSVGAVLLLGVAVAPYWRSRRTVAAQVRSDARKCPRCFGEKLIVEKRGAPSGDDAKSSAPRYRGPKAKVKAKPEPEPEPDDGPKETGYIECKSCGFRFRRSYQKVHRLCFPAVGVRSSGKTHMLATAYDRVRKRIAPTVAAVQPAPSLGDARFEQYIDLILTLKREAGGTVHDMPDPVMLHLRDADPAGPNTALVNLFDYSGELVNQSIDRDRLKKQAVKMDGFMLFLDPTQLYGDGTNVTLDRQLSALNEFMADMREARDVPVGQIIPVPVAVCIPKFDLLLTENPIQSQSVPFIRRLLGQLSPPPKQTTLGTLKSRSEMVEEMLELMFRGVDIRALVESYFGGRVMFFPVSSVSLFENELGVKDLSLRTIAPFGVAEPFLWLLHMHGYEVFAVGSG, encoded by the coding sequence TTGCGGTTGGACTGGCACACGCAGCAGGCGCGGCTGGAAGCGGCCGGATGGGAGTCGGATCTGATCGCGCCGCCGCGACCGGGAGGGGTGAGCGTCGGGAACTTTCGCGAGCCCGATTTTGTCCTCAAGGAACTCCTCCCCGTTCTCACCGCCGACTACGAATCGCTCCGAAACGCCGCGCGAAAACTGACCGAGGCCGCCGCCGTCCGCCGGGAAGAAGCGCAAAAGGATTGGGCCGAGGTCTATCGCCAGCGGATCGCGTTTCGCCAGTACACCGATCAGCAGCAGGCCGCGTACCACTTCGATTTCGACTCGGGCACGTTGCCGCCGCTTCAGCCGACCGCACTCGACGCGATCCTGGTCGCGTGGGCCGTGCTGGTGCTGGTGCTAGCCGTCCGTCTGGGACGCAACGTGCGCCGCGTGGCGATTCGGAAGGCCAGGCGTGCGACGGTGTCAGTAATCCTGTTCGGCTCGTTTTCGCTGTCCGGGTGTTCGGGCGGTCTCGGACCCGACGTGCGCCCGTGGGCGGTTCGCGAGGAAGCAACGCTCACCGCAGAGATTCAGGATTCAGCAACCAAAGCCGACGCCGCAATCGCCGCGGCGAACCAGAAGTGGACCGCGACCGTGACCGGGTGGGCCGCGCTGGTCGCAGTCCACGGCACACGCGGCGATACGGTCGAAAGCGTGCTGCGGCGCGGTGAAACCGAAGTTCGGGACCGGCTCCGAACCGCGATCATCGATGTCCGCCTCGCGGACCGGTTGGCGAAGGAAGCCGAAGCGGAGCGCGGGCAACTCGCTACCGACAAAACGAAACTCGACGACCTGACGAGCGGGGCGAAATTCCGTGCGGTCGCGTTCGCGGTCGTCCGGAGCGTGGGAGCCGTGTTGCTGCTCGGAGTCGCCGTCGCTCCGTACTGGCGCTCGCGGCGGACGGTCGCGGCCCAGGTGCGGAGCGACGCGCGGAAGTGCCCGCGGTGCTTCGGTGAGAAGTTGATCGTCGAAAAGCGCGGCGCTCCCTCTGGTGACGACGCGAAATCGTCGGCCCCGCGGTACCGTGGGCCGAAGGCCAAGGTGAAAGCGAAGCCGGAACCGGAGCCGGAACCGGACGACGGTCCGAAGGAAACGGGCTACATCGAGTGCAAATCGTGTGGCTTTCGCTTCCGTCGCAGTTACCAGAAGGTTCACCGCCTGTGCTTCCCCGCGGTCGGCGTGCGGTCGAGCGGGAAGACGCACATGCTCGCCACCGCGTACGACCGCGTGCGGAAACGGATCGCGCCGACGGTGGCCGCCGTGCAGCCGGCGCCGTCGCTCGGGGACGCCCGGTTCGAGCAGTACATCGATCTCATTTTGACGCTGAAACGGGAGGCCGGCGGCACCGTCCACGACATGCCCGACCCGGTCATGCTGCACCTCCGCGACGCCGACCCGGCCGGGCCGAACACGGCCCTCGTGAACCTGTTCGACTACTCGGGAGAGCTGGTCAACCAGTCCATCGACCGCGACCGCTTGAAGAAGCAGGCGGTGAAAATGGACGGGTTCATGCTCTTCCTCGACCCGACCCAACTGTACGGCGACGGCACCAACGTGACCCTGGACCGGCAGTTGTCGGCGCTGAACGAGTTCATGGCCGACATGCGCGAGGCGCGGGACGTGCCGGTGGGTCAGATCATTCCCGTACCGGTCGCGGTGTGCATTCCCAAGTTCGATCTGCTCCTGACCGAGAACCCGATCCAGAGCCAGTCCGTGCCGTTCATCCGCCGGTTACTCGGGCAACTGAGCCCGCCGCCCAAGCAAACGACTCTCGGGACGCTGAAGAGTCGGAGCGAGATGGTGGAAGAAATGCTCGAGCTGATGTTCCGCGGCGTGGACATTCGGGCGCTGGTAGAGAGTTATTTTGGCGGACG
- a CDS encoding DNA alkylation repair protein: MTAKDVLARLERLGSEPTKKTLLRHGAKEPFFGVKVADLKVLQKAIKKDHALALDLYASGNSDAMYFAGMIADPAAMTKADLRKWAKGAYWYMLSGFTVPWVAAESRFGRELALEWIDSDSEQVANAGWCTYSSLLSIKPDAELDLDEIETLLGRVKAEIGSATNRVRYAMNNFVISVGGYVAPMTAKAKTIAKALGTVDVDMGDTSCKVPDAVACIAKIEKMGRVGKKRKHAAC, from the coding sequence ATGACCGCGAAGGACGTGCTGGCCCGCCTCGAACGACTCGGTTCCGAGCCGACCAAAAAGACCCTGCTGCGGCACGGGGCCAAAGAGCCGTTCTTCGGTGTGAAGGTCGCCGACCTCAAAGTGCTTCAGAAGGCGATCAAGAAGGACCACGCGCTCGCTCTCGACCTCTACGCGAGTGGCAATTCCGACGCGATGTACTTCGCGGGCATGATCGCTGACCCCGCGGCGATGACAAAGGCCGATCTCCGGAAATGGGCGAAAGGCGCCTACTGGTACATGCTGAGCGGATTCACGGTGCCCTGGGTCGCGGCCGAATCGCGGTTCGGGCGAGAACTGGCGCTCGAGTGGATCGACAGCGATTCCGAGCAGGTCGCAAACGCGGGGTGGTGTACTTACTCGTCACTCCTGTCCATCAAGCCGGACGCCGAACTCGATCTCGACGAGATCGAGACGCTTTTGGGTCGTGTGAAAGCGGAAATCGGTAGCGCCACGAACCGTGTGCGGTACGCGATGAACAACTTCGTCATTTCGGTCGGCGGGTACGTCGCCCCGATGACGGCGAAGGCGAAAACGATAGCGAAAGCGCTGGGCACGGTGGACGTTGATATGGGCGACACGTCGTGCAAGGTGCCGGACGCGGTGGCCTGCATCGCCAAGATCGAGAAGATGGGCCGCGTTGGGAAGAAACGCAAGCACGCCGCGTGCTGA